A genomic region of Brevibacillus sp. JNUCC-41 contains the following coding sequences:
- a CDS encoding DegV family protein yields MNKVKIVTDSTVDMTPEELEFYEITMVPLSIFIDGETFLDKVEIEQEEFLKRMNQSKELPKSSQPAVGTFVEVYDELGKDGSEIISIHMTGGMSGTVRSAESAASMSEVKVTVLDSKFISKAMSFQVIEAAKMAKEGKSVAEIIERLEHIKKQSSLIIVIETLDNLVKGGRIGKVSAFIGSLLHIKPIALLDDGVLNPVAKARSQSQVVKFIVKKFKEDTQGKKISGIGFVHANGLEIADKVRQAIADLTGYKDIKIEATTAVVSTHTGEGAMAIMYYWD; encoded by the coding sequence ATGAATAAAGTAAAGATAGTAACAGACTCGACAGTGGATATGACACCAGAGGAACTGGAATTTTATGAGATAACAATGGTCCCTTTATCCATCTTTATAGATGGGGAGACCTTTTTGGATAAGGTTGAAATCGAACAAGAAGAATTCCTGAAAAGGATGAACCAGTCAAAAGAACTGCCAAAAAGCTCACAACCAGCCGTAGGTACCTTTGTGGAGGTATATGATGAACTCGGAAAAGACGGCAGCGAGATTATTTCCATACATATGACAGGAGGCATGAGCGGCACCGTTCGCTCAGCGGAAAGCGCAGCTAGCATGTCTGAAGTGAAGGTTACCGTTCTTGATTCTAAATTCATTTCAAAAGCGATGTCATTTCAGGTGATCGAGGCAGCGAAGATGGCGAAGGAAGGGAAGTCCGTAGCCGAGATAATTGAACGATTGGAACATATTAAAAAGCAGTCAAGTTTAATCATTGTCATAGAAACTCTTGATAACCTCGTTAAGGGTGGAAGGATTGGCAAAGTTTCTGCTTTTATCGGTTCATTGCTGCACATAAAGCCGATTGCACTTCTGGATGATGGTGTACTGAATCCTGTAGCCAAAGCCAGGAGCCAGTCACAGGTCGTGAAGTTCATCGTCAAGAAATTCAAAGAAGATACACAAGGAAAAAAAATTAGTGGCATTGGTTTTGTACATGCGAATGGACTCGAAATAGCGGATAAGGTCCGCCAGGCCATTGCAGACTTAACAGGATATAAAGATATAAAGATAGAAGCAACAACGGCCGTTGTCAGTACTCATACAGGTGAAGGCGCCATGGCAATCATGTATTATTGGGACTGA
- a CDS encoding DUF2535 family protein, translating to MRIDILMFKCLEFKDCFGHKVTISEIPVLLPSDPNFFMLTVRLEVFVKKVFANKDHKENYSFKHYLASVLKWPVYNKLFFGSLLNNA from the coding sequence ATGAGGATTGATATTTTGATGTTCAAATGCTTGGAATTCAAAGATTGTTTTGGACATAAGGTTACAATTTCAGAAATACCTGTCTTACTGCCTAGTGATCCGAATTTTTTTATGTTGACCGTGCGTTTGGAAGTGTTTGTTAAGAAGGTTTTTGCCAATAAAGATCATAAAGAAAATTACTCATTTAAGCATTATTTAGCATCCGTACTCAAATGGCCCGTCTATAACAAGCTTTTTTTTGGAAGTTTACTCAATAATGCTTAA
- the tatC gene encoding twin-arginine translocase subunit TatC, with protein MEDKELNIIDHLDELRKRLIITAVAFLIFFIASFIYVEEIYNWFVKDLDFDLMVLGPSDIIWVYFMLSGVVAIAATIPVIALQIWLFVKPALMPNEVRATLAYIPALFLLFIGGLAFGYFVIFPTILQFLIELGDGMFITSFTADKYFSFVFNMTIPFAVLFELPVVTMFLTSIGIINPYVLQKLRKYAYFVLVVIAISITPPDFMSDFMVMVPLLLLYEISISLSKLVYKRRVKRESLREDTYEEGL; from the coding sequence TTGGAAGATAAAGAATTAAATATCATCGATCATCTCGATGAATTGAGAAAACGGCTCATCATTACTGCTGTTGCTTTTTTGATCTTTTTTATCGCCAGTTTTATTTATGTCGAGGAGATCTATAATTGGTTCGTGAAAGATCTTGATTTTGATCTGATGGTATTGGGACCGAGTGATATTATCTGGGTTTACTTTATGCTCTCAGGTGTCGTAGCCATTGCGGCAACCATACCTGTAATTGCTTTGCAAATCTGGCTATTCGTCAAACCCGCTTTGATGCCAAATGAAGTAAGGGCGACCCTTGCTTATATTCCGGCACTTTTCCTGCTTTTTATCGGAGGGCTGGCTTTCGGGTATTTTGTCATCTTCCCGACCATTCTTCAATTTTTGATTGAACTGGGAGATGGGATGTTCATAACCAGTTTTACAGCAGATAAGTACTTTTCATTCGTATTTAATATGACGATACCTTTTGCTGTACTATTTGAACTTCCTGTCGTTACCATGTTTTTGACTTCCATTGGCATAATAAATCCTTACGTGCTTCAAAAGTTAAGGAAGTATGCATACTTTGTACTGGTTGTCATAGCGATATCGATTACGCCGCCTGACTTTATGTCAGACTTCATGGTGATGGTTCCATTGCTGTTATTATATGAAATCAGTATATCGTTATCAAAACTCGTTTATAAACGAAGGGTGAAACGTGAAAGCTTGCGGGAAGACACCTACGAGGAAGGTTTATAA
- the tatA gene encoding twin-arginine translocase TatA/TatE family subunit, whose amino-acid sequence MSNIGVPGLILILILALIIFGPKKLPEIGRAFGQTLREFKKSTSDLTKGDYEEDKKIQQKNHE is encoded by the coding sequence ATGTCAAACATTGGAGTACCTGGTCTAATTCTCATCTTAATATTGGCTTTAATTATCTTTGGTCCGAAGAAACTTCCGGAAATTGGACGTGCTTTTGGACAAACACTTCGTGAGTTTAAAAAGTCCACGAGTGATTTAACAAAAGGTGATTATGAAGAAGATAAGAAGATACAACAAAAAAATCATGAATGA
- the ilvA gene encoding threonine ammonia-lyase IlvA has protein sequence MNQTASKNRGIQLEDILIAYRELKEIVLHTPLQKNQRLSEKYDCNVYLKREDLQHVRSFKLRGAYYKMKSLTEEETKNGVVCASAGNHAQGVAFSCSQLGIHGKIYMPATTPRQKVDQVQLFGRDNVEIILVGDTFDDAFAMAMECCEKEERSFIHPFDDEKVIAGQGTTAVEILNDCEDGIDYVFAAMGGGGLMAGVSSYFKSVSPNTKCIGVEPQGAASMEYSFKEGKVSELENIDTFVDGAAVKCVGQLTYQLCKENLEDIVVVPSGQICTTILDLYNQHAIVAEPAGAISVAALDLYKEQIKGKTVVCMVSGGNNDIGRMQEIKEKSLLYEGLLYYFIVNFPQRAGALREFLDEVLGPNDDISRFEYTKKNNKESGPALVGVELKDKNDYEGLIQRMNKKGFSFVEVNKDSNLFHLLI, from the coding sequence ATGAATCAGACTGCATCTAAGAATAGGGGGATTCAATTGGAAGATATTCTAATTGCCTATAGAGAACTAAAAGAAATCGTTTTGCATACTCCTTTACAAAAAAATCAGAGGCTCTCTGAAAAATATGATTGTAATGTTTATTTAAAACGTGAGGACCTACAACACGTACGTTCCTTTAAATTAAGAGGGGCTTACTATAAAATGAAAAGCCTGACCGAGGAAGAGACGAAGAATGGAGTCGTTTGTGCCAGTGCAGGAAACCATGCACAAGGAGTAGCTTTTTCCTGCAGCCAATTAGGTATCCATGGGAAAATTTATATGCCTGCTACAACTCCAAGGCAAAAAGTCGATCAAGTGCAGTTATTCGGCAGGGATAATGTGGAAATCATCCTTGTCGGGGATACTTTCGATGATGCATTTGCCATGGCGATGGAATGCTGTGAAAAAGAAGAGCGTTCCTTTATCCATCCATTTGACGATGAAAAGGTAATCGCCGGGCAGGGTACAACGGCTGTAGAAATCCTGAATGATTGTGAAGATGGAATCGACTATGTATTTGCCGCTATGGGCGGTGGCGGTTTAATGGCCGGAGTATCGAGTTATTTCAAATCGGTTTCCCCAAATACGAAATGCATTGGTGTTGAGCCGCAAGGTGCTGCTTCGATGGAGTACTCCTTCAAGGAAGGAAAAGTTTCTGAACTTGAAAACATCGATACATTTGTTGACGGGGCAGCGGTCAAGTGTGTGGGACAATTGACATACCAGCTTTGTAAGGAAAACCTGGAAGATATCGTTGTCGTTCCTTCGGGCCAAATCTGTACGACGATTCTCGATTTATATAATCAGCATGCGATTGTCGCTGAACCGGCAGGGGCTATATCTGTAGCTGCGTTGGATTTATACAAGGAACAAATCAAAGGCAAAACGGTTGTATGCATGGTCAGCGGAGGGAATAACGACATTGGGCGTATGCAGGAAATTAAGGAGAAATCCTTATTATATGAAGGGCTGCTTTATTATTTTATCGTGAATTTCCCACAACGTGCTGGAGCTTTAAGGGAATTCCTCGATGAAGTGTTAGGACCGAATGACGATATAAGCCGTTTTGAATATACGAAGAAAAATAATAAAGAAAGCGGTCCGGCCTTGGTTGGCGTAGAACTGAAAGATAAAAATGATTATGAAGGGCTCATTCAGAGGATGAACAAGAAAGGATTCTCTTTCGTAGAGGTCAATAAAGACAGTAATTTATTTCACTTATTGATTTAA
- a CDS encoding dihydrofolate reductase: MISLIVAMDQNRVIGKNNELPWHLPADLQYFKKVTMGHPIVMGRKTFESIGRVLPGRENVIVTRNQDFKAEGCVVLHDIAQIKTFADNRDEEVFVIGGAEIFKEILPVTDRLYITEIHETFEGDTFFPVIDESQWDKISSNPGSIDEKNRYAHDFIILQKK; encoded by the coding sequence ATGATATCGTTGATAGTGGCAATGGATCAAAATCGTGTGATAGGTAAAAACAATGAACTGCCATGGCATTTACCGGCAGATTTACAGTATTTTAAAAAAGTGACGATGGGCCATCCGATCGTAATGGGCCGAAAAACATTTGAATCGATCGGCAGGGTCCTGCCTGGCCGGGAAAATGTCATCGTTACCCGAAATCAGGATTTTAAAGCGGAAGGCTGCGTAGTTTTACATGATATTGCACAAATCAAAACGTTTGCAGATAACCGTGATGAGGAAGTTTTCGTTATTGGCGGAGCCGAAATCTTCAAGGAGATCCTTCCTGTTACCGATCGCCTGTATATAACGGAAATTCATGAAACCTTTGAAGGTGATACGTTCTTTCCCGTGATTGATGAAAGTCAATGGGATAAAATCTCATCGAACCCAGGCAGCATCGATGAAAAAAATCGTTATGCACATGATTTTATTATTCTACAAAAAAAATAA
- a CDS encoding thymidylate synthase: MKQYLDLCKHVLENGTQKGDRTGTGTISTFGYQMRFNLKDGFPVLTTKKVSLKAIIHELLWFLKGDTNVGYLQENSVRIWNEWADENGELGPIYGHQWRSWGTADGRQIDQISELIEQIKTNPNSRRLIVSAWNVGELDEMALPPCHAFFQFYVADGKLSCQLYQRSADVFLGVPFNIASYALLTMMIAQVCDLEVGEFVHTFGDVHIYSNHLEQVELQLTRDPKPLPIMKINPDVKNIFDFSFEDFVLENYEAHPHIKGEVSI; encoded by the coding sequence ATGAAGCAATATTTAGATTTATGTAAGCATGTACTCGAAAATGGAACGCAAAAAGGCGATCGTACGGGAACAGGAACGATCAGCACCTTTGGATATCAAATGAGATTCAACTTAAAAGATGGATTCCCTGTACTTACAACGAAAAAGGTTAGTTTAAAAGCGATTATCCATGAATTATTATGGTTTTTGAAGGGTGATACAAACGTTGGCTACCTTCAGGAAAACAGCGTGCGGATTTGGAATGAATGGGCTGACGAAAATGGGGAATTAGGTCCGATTTATGGTCATCAATGGCGTTCTTGGGGAACGGCCGATGGAAGGCAAATCGACCAAATCAGTGAATTGATCGAACAAATAAAAACGAATCCAAATTCAAGAAGATTGATAGTCAGTGCTTGGAATGTTGGGGAACTGGACGAAATGGCCTTGCCGCCTTGCCATGCTTTCTTTCAATTCTATGTCGCTGATGGAAAGCTTTCATGCCAGCTATACCAACGTTCAGCGGACGTCTTTTTAGGTGTTCCATTTAATATAGCCTCGTATGCGCTCTTAACGATGATGATCGCCCAGGTGTGTGATCTGGAAGTTGGCGAATTTGTACATACTTTCGGGGATGTCCACATCTACTCTAACCACCTTGAACAAGTGGAACTGCAGTTGACCCGTGATCCCAAACCATTGCCAATCATGAAAATCAATCCAGATGTGAAAAATATCTTTGATTTTAGCTTCGAGGACTTCGTTTTGGAAAATTACGAAGCCCATCCCCATATAAAAGGTGAGGTTAGCATATGA
- a CDS encoding anthrax toxin lethal factor-related metalloendopeptidase, protein MKRKKWLSILALFVFLLSMLSYTLAKDEGVKWRNLNKDNLLRQAELFKGNKELQRIFLFPEEEFDEREALKIAGTINKLPHSLLVKTAESGVRIKLFDGDITENQSAAKLKGKTPRGYLNKETTWDDVPGMGGSHTVLVKIGASDKGNGHGSVNLELHELGHSIDNIVFGGIRKDMDYLKIWGKEVDGLFPGITYFSNYPEEYFAETFAMFYVNNEQNQLLRKKAPETYNFIKQLD, encoded by the coding sequence GTGAAAAGGAAGAAATGGTTATCCATACTTGCATTATTTGTCTTTTTACTCTCCATGCTCTCCTATACGTTAGCGAAGGATGAAGGGGTAAAATGGCGCAATTTAAACAAAGATAATCTTTTAAGACAAGCTGAACTTTTTAAAGGGAATAAAGAATTACAAAGGATATTTTTATTTCCGGAAGAGGAGTTCGATGAAAGGGAAGCACTCAAAATTGCTGGAACCATTAATAAACTGCCTCATTCCCTTTTGGTGAAAACTGCAGAAAGTGGTGTGAGGATCAAACTATTTGATGGTGATATAACAGAAAATCAATCCGCGGCCAAATTAAAGGGGAAAACTCCGCGTGGTTATTTGAATAAAGAAACAACTTGGGATGATGTGCCTGGTATGGGCGGATCACATACGGTATTGGTTAAAATCGGAGCAAGTGACAAGGGTAACGGGCATGGCTCCGTTAATTTGGAACTGCATGAGCTAGGGCATTCAATTGATAATATAGTGTTTGGTGGAATCCGTAAAGACATGGATTATTTGAAGATTTGGGGTAAGGAAGTGGATGGGCTGTTTCCGGGGATTACGTATTTTTCCAATTATCCTGAGGAATACTTTGCAGAAACGTTTGCCATGTTTTATGTGAACAATGAACAAAATCAATTGCTTAGAAAAAAAGCCCCCGAGACTTATAATTTTATTAAACAATTAGATTAA
- a CDS encoding IS1182 family transposase has protein sequence MLSKHDSIQRDQLEMITLDQLVPPNHLVRKMEAAIDFTFIYDLVKDMYSEVGRPRIDPVILVKLTFIQYTFGIRSMRKTIEEVETNMAYRWFLGYGFHDKAPHFSTFGKNYERRFKDTDLFEQIFYRILMTAANKNLISAEHVFVDSTHVKASANKRKFEKKIVRKETRAYQGRLQEEINQDRENHGKKPFPPDKFDKEETKEIKESTTDSESGYYVKDERTKQFAYLFHAAAHRNGFVLGTIVTPGNTHDSQILEPLVEQVIEKVGKPDAVAADAAYKTPAITSYLFNKEIIPALPYTRPRTKEGFFRKQDYVYDEHFDCYLCPSGETLKYSTTNKEGYREYKSPKQICTTCSFLSRCTESKDCQKVVTRHIWQTHVEEADHLRHHQDVKPIYAKRKETIERVFADAKEKHGMRWTTLRGLKKLSMQTMLTFAAINLKKMANWTWRGPKMA, from the coding sequence ATGCTTTCTAAACATGATTCTATTCAGCGAGATCAACTTGAAATGATTACTTTAGATCAACTGGTGCCACCGAACCATTTGGTTCGTAAAATGGAGGCTGCCATTGACTTCACTTTCATTTATGACTTGGTGAAAGATATGTATTCAGAGGTAGGACGCCCAAGGATTGATCCAGTTATTTTAGTTAAACTGACTTTCATTCAATATACCTTCGGTATTCGTTCCATGCGTAAAACGATTGAAGAAGTTGAAACCAATATGGCTTACCGTTGGTTCTTAGGCTATGGTTTCCATGATAAAGCACCTCATTTCTCTACGTTCGGGAAAAATTATGAGCGACGCTTTAAAGATACAGACCTTTTTGAACAGATTTTCTATCGCATTTTAATGACAGCTGCTAATAAAAATTTAATAAGTGCTGAACACGTTTTCGTGGATTCCACACATGTGAAAGCCAGTGCGAATAAACGGAAATTTGAAAAGAAAATCGTTCGTAAAGAAACAAGAGCGTATCAAGGACGTCTTCAAGAAGAAATCAATCAAGATCGTGAAAACCATGGAAAAAAGCCTTTTCCACCAGATAAATTTGATAAAGAAGAGACCAAAGAGATTAAAGAAAGTACAACGGATTCTGAGAGTGGCTACTATGTGAAAGATGAACGAACAAAACAGTTTGCCTATTTATTTCACGCGGCCGCACACCGCAACGGTTTTGTATTGGGAACGATTGTAACACCTGGAAATACACATGACAGTCAGATCTTAGAGCCACTAGTTGAACAAGTGATTGAGAAAGTTGGAAAACCGGATGCCGTTGCCGCAGATGCAGCTTATAAAACACCAGCGATTACAAGCTACCTATTTAACAAAGAAATCATACCGGCTTTACCTTATACACGTCCTCGCACCAAAGAAGGATTTTTCCGCAAACAGGACTATGTATACGATGAACATTTTGATTGTTACCTTTGCCCTTCGGGCGAAACTTTAAAGTACTCAACAACAAATAAAGAGGGCTATCGCGAGTACAAATCGCCAAAACAAATTTGTACTACATGCTCATTTTTATCTCGGTGTACAGAAAGCAAAGACTGTCAAAAAGTGGTGACACGGCATATCTGGCAAACACATGTGGAAGAAGCAGATCATCTGCGTCATCATCAAGATGTAAAACCTATATATGCGAAGCGTAAAGAAACGATTGAGCGTGTATTCGCAGATGCAAAAGAAAAGCATGGTATGCGTTGGACTACTTTAAGGGGACTTAAAAAATTGTCTATGCAGACGATGCTTACTTTCGCTGCCATTAATTTAAAGAAGATGGCCAATTGGACATGGCGAGGTCCAAAAATGGCCTAA
- a CDS encoding TerC family protein — protein MSELLNNIMQTYAQFFDWHMWVEVLSDPVSWGLIGTLVLMEGLLSADNALVLAVMVRHLPEKQRKKALFYGLLGAYAFRFFAIGIGVFLIKLWWVKVIGAAYLGWLSFKYFRNKKKQAGTDEDIQGMSKNSILIRMFGTLWGTVAAVELMDIAFSVDSVLAAFGVSEKVWVLLTGGMIGVLMMRGVAGLFLKLIDKVPELETAAYVLIGFIAIKMLMAVAGIEIPAAIFFAFILLIFGTTIVFHLKKGKKLKKHV, from the coding sequence ATGTCAGAGTTGTTAAATAACATCATGCAAACGTATGCCCAATTTTTTGACTGGCATATGTGGGTGGAGGTTTTATCCGACCCGGTGAGCTGGGGATTGATTGGAACGCTCGTATTAATGGAAGGATTACTATCAGCGGATAACGCTCTGGTATTAGCTGTAATGGTCAGGCACCTTCCTGAAAAACAACGGAAAAAAGCACTTTTTTATGGTTTATTAGGTGCTTACGCTTTTAGATTCTTTGCGATAGGAATCGGTGTTTTCCTCATTAAGCTTTGGTGGGTGAAGGTGATTGGAGCCGCCTACCTTGGCTGGCTTTCGTTTAAATACTTTAGAAATAAAAAAAAGCAAGCTGGGACTGACGAAGATATCCAGGGAATGAGTAAAAACAGCATTCTGATTCGTATGTTTGGTACATTATGGGGAACGGTTGCGGCAGTGGAATTGATGGATATAGCATTTTCCGTCGATAGTGTCTTGGCCGCATTCGGGGTGAGTGAAAAAGTCTGGGTCCTTTTGACAGGCGGTATGATTGGTGTCTTGATGATGCGGGGAGTGGCGGGGTTATTTCTAAAATTGATAGATAAGGTTCCTGAATTGGAAACTGCTGCATATGTCCTTATCGGATTCATTGCTATAAAAATGCTGATGGCCGTTGCAGGTATCGAAATCCCGGCTGCAATCTTTTTTGCCTTTATTTTGCTGATTTTCGGCACTACGATAGTATTTCATTTGAAGAAAGGGAAAAAGCTCAAGAAACATGTTTGA
- a CDS encoding YpjP family protein, which translates to MKATVWFRKSLVILVSVLTFGFVTPSDLAWLAEADSLKDTKKGLVEEEGLAYLPSQNSTELKEEFNREEFLSGILNKAEENAFMKFGEKINPKIGDEFKMAILPKMEEAITEMAEQFPDEKLQQLTITEQPSAGRAEKIFHIFDSISGKDIIRFHVRQENPPLEGYWFDFHYHTHHDSFATHYNIGKIYWDKNTPPEWTSKQRLS; encoded by the coding sequence TTGAAAGCAACGGTTTGGTTCAGGAAAAGTCTCGTCATTTTAGTATCCGTTTTGACGTTTGGTTTTGTCACTCCTTCAGATCTGGCGTGGCTAGCGGAAGCCGATTCGTTAAAGGATACTAAAAAGGGATTAGTGGAAGAAGAGGGATTAGCCTATCTTCCTTCGCAGAATTCAACTGAACTTAAGGAAGAATTCAATCGGGAAGAATTTTTATCGGGCATTCTGAATAAGGCAGAGGAAAATGCATTTATGAAGTTTGGCGAAAAGATCAATCCTAAAATTGGCGATGAGTTCAAAATGGCCATCTTACCAAAAATGGAAGAAGCCATTACAGAAATGGCTGAACAATTTCCAGATGAAAAATTACAGCAATTAACCATCACTGAGCAGCCGAGTGCTGGCAGGGCCGAGAAGATATTTCATATTTTTGATTCAATCAGCGGGAAGGATATCATCAGATTCCATGTCAGGCAGGAAAATCCCCCACTGGAAGGATATTGGTTCGATTTTCACTATCATACCCATCATGATTCATTTGCCACCCATTATAATATCGGGAAAATATATTGGGATAAAAATACGCCGCCAGAGTGGACGAGTAAACAAAGGCTCTCATAG